TCACGCACGCCAAGCCTGAACGGATCACTCTGCAGCCCTTACAGCAGCCTCAGTCGCAAGGTATGCCATGTATCTCCTAGCCTAGCACAAGTACTCTCTCAAGAGACACCTTCGATTacttaaataaatactatTGTAAAACGGTTCGTAGATCTCCGCGATTTCATCCTGTAACGGTTAGTTTCGTTAAGGGTTTGAAACCTTTCTTCGCTGGTGGTGGATGGTGTAGCGCCCTCCAAAATTTTCCATTGCTCGGTCgtctttttactttaaaacgATCTCGAGTAACTGCGATACGACTTTGGATAAACCTTTCAACGGCAATGCATAATTTCCAACTAACCTTGTATCGCTCCTCTGCCCAGCCTTCGAACGATATTAGAGTGTCTTGAATATAACGGGGCTTCTAGTCAACAGAGAGATACTACGTTTCATCAAAAACCTTTCAAGATGACGTCATTATGTCAATTTATTCGCAAATCCTTGACGAAGCTGGCGTATGCGATCGTACAAGGTTTTTTTTACTGGTATTCCTAGCAGCGGGTTATCTTGAGAGAGAATCGAAGCGCGTTGAGTTTTTATCTTCATTTGCCGAGTAAATAGCTAAAAATTAGCCGTATGAGAGAGACGCTTTACGATCCATCGAACAGAGAGAACGAGTTTAGCCGTGATAATATACGTTAATTGCCTCAGTATTACCCTGCGCGAACTGGCAGTCCTGGACTGATATTGCGAGAGTACGGACGTGGTCCATCCGAAGACGTGTCTAGGATTTATACTTATTCGTACTTGACCGAAACGCCGAGCCAAGGGTACTTGAGACGTCCGATACAGCCGTACGACAAACCACCGACTAGCCCACACTTTCATAGACCTAGCTGTAAGTACAtacatttctttctcttaagatcgaatgaaacgaaattctactgcgaacgagaaaaagaaaggataatCGATTCTCTGGCGCAGCTGTAGTGAAATATAGGAGATTGGATCGCGGACGATATACACGCGTCGCTAAAATGTGTCATCGTTTTATTTCAGCGTCACGTTCGATAAGAAGCAGTGGCGGACGCAGCAGCCGATCTGGAATGCGTGCTCTGGTCGATGCTCTCAGCGAGACCAGGCCCAAGTCACCGGCCAGTCAAGTAGATAATGACGAGCCAATAGAGCTAGCGCATTATCCGGACGCCATGAAACCTCCTCCTGGAACCAAACCGCCGATCGAAAGAGACGATTTCCCTGCCCCACCTTATCCCTATACAGATCCTGAGAGACGCAGGCGATGGTCCGACACTTACAAGGTATTACCGCGAATGCCACACTTACCTTGTAAGCTTTCTACGTATTTTATTCTCGATTCGACCGACGTTCCATCCACGATTTCAGGGTGTGCCTGCATCGGATGACGAGGACGAGGTGGACAACAAGACGTATATAAAAGAGGTGGAGGAGAAGCTAAAGAAAGAACAGGACGAGCTAAGTAAAATCGACACTGGAATAGCGAAGGTGTTCTTGCAAGATCGTGAAAAGGATCGGGAAAATTTGAGACACAAGGCGGCGAACGTCGATCCAAGAAACGCATCGAGAACTCCATCGGCTGCCAGAGAACCGACTTACAGATTGCGATACGAGAGTCCGGTTGGCGCTTGTAAGTTATCACGATTCACTTTTTAGCCTCTCTGTCTGCCCCGCTAGCTCGTacttaaattgtataaatgttttcGCGTAGCGCCATCGAGAAATATAGATCACGCCCGACCGTGGGAAGACGACGATGGTTTCAGTTACAGATCGAGCGTAGGACCCAGCTATAACGGTAAGCATCTTTCAGATTCATATCGAATCTGGTcgtcattaaatatttatatatatatatgcatatatatctCATGATcgtttcattaacattaagtGATAATCTCATCTCATACATGTCCACACGTTCGCACATAACACTAACATTTACCACTCTACCGTTTAACGCAACGTCGGCTCGTTAGATTTCGAGGCGATAGCGGGGGGAGGGGGGGAGGTGGGTGGGACCAGCGAAAAAAGATCGTTCCTTTCGTATcactaaaaaagaaagaaggatagAAAGatatagattaaaaaaataaagaattttctctATCGTGGATCGCAACGTAGCAACGTGCGAATCTTGCAGTGGGAAGGGGTGATGATGCTCGATTAACGAACGATAACACGCAGTACGTGTAAACTACTCGAGCAGGAGTTTATAAGTTAAGTGGCATAGCACCAAATACCACAGCACACACTGGGCGTCCATTAACGTGACAGGTGATGTATTTATTCCGCTTCTGCATGTGGTCGGCATATTACCTTCGATGTGCTTGCCTCTTCTTATCTCTCTCGATTATCTCTCCATACGCCAATTCGAGTAACGGAAATAGTGTGCGTGGAAAGTTCATCCTCTTTCAAGTAGCGTAATATCGATTCCCATTATTTCATACGTGATCATTCACCGATGTTTATATCTATACGTATACCATAACCTAGTCAACATTTTTGCTATTCCTCTCTTCCCCCTTCTGGCATGGTAATATCTATTACAGATTCCACTCTTGGCAACTTCATTCATTCATACACAAACACATATCGCTCcttcattctctctctctttctctctctctctctctttctctctctctctctcatacCTTCTTGgaatgttttttctttttttttttcttttttttcctaatTACTACACAATATTGGAAGATAATCGTAATATACGCTCAGTACGctattgtacattttcaatatcgtgctatatacatatatgtacgtatatttgcGTGTACATATTTTCGTTTGGGCGCATGAAAGTTGTATCTCATCAGCATTGCATTACTTTGTATCGCTTTGCGTGCAGGAAAAGGAATATTATCGTTACAGTACGTATACTTTTCGATAGTAGGCTGACGTATTTTTGCGAGATATTTTAGCCTGGTTGAACTGGCAATATCTTCCAATGTTGGAAAGAAAGTCGAAAGAAAAGTCGATAGAATTTATCGCTATCTACGTTAGCCAACACCGCTACCTGTATCATCGTGTCTCTATTTGTGTTTTTGTGTTTGTGTTGTGTTTGCGTGGGCGGCAGTTGGGAGGTCATCGGCACGTTCCCCGGCTCCCAGAAACTATCCACCCCTTGGTACTCAACGCGCCTTCACTCTTCCAAACGCCGCTAGGCACTATCATTCGGTGAGTCCGAGAACTTTCCAATTTACCTACCGTTGATCTCAAGTCAAGTCCAAAATTAGCGTACACCGTAAAGAAAGGAACAGagattctctttctcttgtcTGACAACGTGGCAATGTACTGCAAGCGAATTTCATTGGTCTGAGATTCGTTTTTTCAGCGAATcgcgaaaagagaaaaagaaaaaacgaaaagcgAAAAACGTACGAGACTTCTTAAGAGCAGCCGTCGTGTAAGAAAGATCGAGAGAAAAACGCTTTCAACCGACGCGATGATTCGTTGACTTGTCTTCACGGGAGGCATGCTTTTTGTTCTCTTAAGCTTATTTGGAGAAACATACGTTGATCGTACTTATACACATAGGTGCTGGCTTCttcgtacatacatattatatattttgcgtgtgtatgtgtgtatgtgtgtgtgtatatatatatatatatatatatatatatatatacacacacgtacgtacatatatatatttatatttacatattctttttaatcttttttcgtTGTACACACGTACGTGATACCTTGCACAGTATTGAACGAGAAATAACGCTTGTGCACTTTGAACATCGGGTACGTTCCACCATGTTGCCGTGGAGATGCGATATAAACAGGTCGACGAAACTTGAAGTTGAAACTCGAACGAAGAGGGTACTACTTATCTTTACACAGTAGCAagatttatttacttttttttctctctctctcttttttctcttccaccttcgacgattttcttttctatgcCTCCCCTTAAAAGGAAGATCGTCAAAGACAAACTTCGATTCTCTTGTTCGTGAAgcgaaataaaacgtatataagATAACAGAGTAGAGTGAAATTCCTCGATGATTCAATCTTGTACACGAGCGGAACCGAGACAACCtctgcaattattttaattatacacaGAATGTGTGTTTTTCTCGCCcccctttttttcctttttttttttctttttatttttcttcccccCTTAATGAAACGTATTTTTTGGCGAACGTTGGGCATTCGTATGGGAATGAACGATTCCATTATTCCCGTTGACACTAATCAGTAATACTGTCGATTGACTGATTTGAAACCAGTTGTGAGCTCCCTTCGGCACATCCCGAAGCCAGGGTACGGTCTGGCACCGCGAAGTCACACCTTCTCCTCGACCGGCGGTTCTGTATCTGCTCTCCCTGTAAGTCTTGCACCGCGTCACAATCGACGACCAAACAAAAAATCTTCTTGCACCGTTGTTGctgatatttacaaaataataaagaatgaaaaaaaaaagataaaaattatatatatatatatgctgtAGAGATAATGATACACGTTTTAATTATCGTATCCGTTGACTAAATCACGGATCCCTATGCCTCAGTTGTTTCTAAGATTTACGCTTTTCTGTCGTCTAGGGTGATTATTCGTTCAGTGGGATGGGAGACAAGACGCACAGCACTGATTTCTCGTCTGGCAAATCAGATAGTGAGTAAACCCAGAAAGGAAACCAATCACACATAACACGTACGCaaacacacacgcgcgcgcgcgcacacacacacacacatacacacacatacacacacggtTATCTTGCAGTTCTCTTTTTCGAAAGTACAATCGAACTTTTCAGTTTGTACATgctttttttacaaatttttcatttttacttcttctttcttttaattcacGAGTAGGAAGAGCTCGTGAGAATGTCTATTTTGTTCTCGATTATTCTACCTGATTATACGGCTTTAATATCTGAGCATGCTTTACTAATGCATCATTGCTCTATCATAGACActgtctcttcttttttctatcttgATTTAATCATTACGCCTGAGTATCACGATTCGAACGGTACGATTCCGTGTTAGATCAAAGATTGCATAATAAGATTTGTTTGATCCATTAACCAGAGGAGTTTATAGTGTGGCCAAATGACAGTACCTCCTATTCGCCAATAACGTGACTTAATGACACGATAACTCTTTGATCATTGACAGCTGTTATATCGTGTAGCTTAGAGACTGAATTCAAatcatatgtataatataatcatcGAACATTCGCTTATAGTTATttgatcgaatcgatcgtaTTCCCGATCGCATTCCTCGAAAGTTCAACTGGTTTCGTTAACCCGTTGACGCAACGTTATCTCTTATGTTTTccagttttctttttccatcgatatggaatacgatcgatcggtcgatcgatagaaagaaaagattgtaCTTAACATATCGAAATGGTTTGTGCAATATGGTTTGACATGGTTTTCTTTCCCATTTTTCCCCCAATTTTAGTATCGACAGGCAGCATCACGGATGTGGATCGACGGGCATTGGTATGTACCACAGCCCCATACTACTCCCGGCGAATTAGCATGGTTTGTAGCTTGTTTTgcatatgaattatatttaacagcATATTACCACAGCCGCGCATTAATCGTAACATTAAACACTTTCGTGAGTTCTCGAGACACGGATGACTTGCGTAGAACTGAGAAATCGAGCGCCGGCAAAATCGTTCGACTAGACCGATCGGATTAAACGTATTTGTACATAACGAGCACTGCCGGtttgtttatatatgtataatataacgtttgTACATACTAGATTGTATATTGATCGACGCATGCACATGCTGTATATTTGCTGCgatatactttttttaatcgatcctttttttttttgcatctttttgtacaagttttttttttctcgcctTGGCATATTTGAAGTTTGCATTTGATTTCGTATCTTGCGAAAGAATCGGACACGATCGCGAGATTTTAGCTGAACGTTCGCAATGTCTTAGTATAGACCGATTAGTTGAGTCGGCTTGCTCATTCTTTAGACCGATAGATTCATGACATATACGTAGTTCGTTATTTCCTGTTATTATCTCCTCATGATAACACGATGTGAGTTTCGTGTGCGATGATCGTGATCCTCGAACGCGTGTACGAGTTTCGAAAATAGATGAAATCTCGAATAACGCTAACGAGAGTGACGCGTAGTTGCGCTGTTCTCGCGATTTGACTGCATATTCTGCATCCATGGCATAATTTGTGCGTACGTGACGGAAAACGGAACTATTATACGCCTAAACTGAAATTAACGTGCACGAGTTTGTGCGTGTGTGGCGCGTGCCCCGATTGCCTTCTTGTCTTTCTGGCCTgtcgaaagtatttaaaagaGTAAGAGAATAAATCGTGCAACAATTGTATCGACTAGTTTAATGCACATGCACGCAACGATTTCCTATCGAAAAGCAACGAGTCAAAGGATTGATCCGTAAAATGCCAGTTCCTATCGTTCGTTTCAGTCTAGCTGCGTGGTCATAGTTCTGTGGTCTGTCCCGTGTTAAGTTGTATCGAATCAGTCATTAACAAACGCGGTGTTTTGCCAACTTTTTTGTTGCTGCAGTATATATTGACTCTTGTAACGTGCAACAATAGGTCCGTTGCACAGATGAAAGATTCtcgcaaatttttcaaaacgtgtacatttctctctcttttttttaaccGTATCGATTCAAacagaaaatcaaaattgaaattccatgCGAGAAGCTTTTGAACGGCTGCACCGCTATTAACGCTCATCACACTTCATAATGAATGgcgttacaacgaaattaaCGATCGAATGGTGCTTCAGAATGATGGTGGAATGCTGCCATCATCTACCACGTATACAGGTGGCCTAGGTTCAGTAGTCGGAAGTCACGGGGGCCATCACGTAAGGAGATCACTGCCAGATATGGGAACAGCGCCGTCCGAACCGCCGAAACTCTACCCTTACCACTTGCTTGTCATCACCAACTACAGGCTGCCCGCTGACGTGGATCGTTGCAATCTCGAAGTGagttattaaaacatttaattataaccGCTGAGTCTAGAACACGTAGAATTCATTTAGGACGCTGGAATAACGCTTGAATTTCTTCGCAATAaattcctcttttattttgtaaaaaaaaaaaactgaagCATAGGACCTAGAGAAATTGGTCGATGAATGGATCGAATGGTCGAAACTGACGAAGCAGTTATCgtgtaaatagaaaatttctcatCCGGCACGAATAGAGATGATTATTTTACCGATGTTTAATTGTGTTTTCCAGCGGCACCTTTCCGACGCAGAATTCGAGGCAGTTCTTCAATTTACTCGTGCCGAGTTCTATAGACTACCGCAATGGCGTCGTAACGAAATCAAAAGACGTGCCCGGCTGTTTTAACCGGCAACAACCACGCTACGTGTTCTACTTATTACCTTCATCGTGTCACGACTGTGTTATCGTGTTATAGAGTGTACATTCCTTCAGCGTGATAGGTGTATaacgagagagaagaaaatgagGAACACATGTTCGGAGAACCAACGATCATCCGTACTGGTCTTCGATCACCAACATCGATATCAaatcatcgtcatcgtcgtgGATGAAAAATGATCTATCGTACGCTCATACACTCACACACTCACAAAGAAACGTATAGATGCATACACACGCGTATAAACATGTGTTCGACGTTCACACGATGGCGCAGACTCATAGACACAAAGGAGCGCACTACAATTCGATGTCAATTTTGTTCTCTCAGCAACGAATCCACAGGCAGCTTGACTCTAATCATTGACAAACTATTTCATCACCCTGTGACTTCGGTGCTTCTTTCCGGACAATCTTCACTGTTCATAAGAATAagggagaaaaatatgtttatccGTTTCTGTGCTTGACAAAAAAGACCTGCCGTACATATAAGTCGAAGACGAAACGGAGAATGGAAGCAAGCTGAAACCAACCTTCAAACGCTTGATCCGACATTATTAACGAAGGAAGGTCGTACATCGACTACTGTTATCGATGATCGTTCCAGAGGGAACGATTTGAGAAAAAGGAAGCTGTCATCCTGTATCTAACATGTACACTTTCATGACCATGAATTTCACGGTTTGAAAAGTGAAAACGGTAGATGGGTAATAATTTTAGCGAAGTAGCTGAATATAAGGGTGACAAACATCGTCTGAggtttttatcatttaacaGGAACATCGTCTTGTAACTTAGAGTTTTTCCCACGAATGTCGACGTATAAAATAGCGTGGCGGGAAGATGTGCAAGATTTAAAGCGAATAAAAGCCAGAGAAATGGTAACACTATGTAGCTGATATACATGCGTTGTTgtaaataaacgaatgaaCCAGAAAGGATGAAAGAAGCAACGGAAGTACGAGGaagtgtgtgtatatatatatatatatgtatatatatacttatatatgtgtgtatatatatatatatatatatatacgttcaGATACGTATATACACCATTTTGAGAATTCGCTTGAATCACAGAACACATTTACTATTTGCAAAAGGTTATAACACGAACGCGCTGCCTGCTATCATAGGAGCTatcgctattattattattattattattattattaatttttaactattattattattatattttactataagcaacatgaaaaatttaagataCATGTAAGTAGATAGGAAGTTCAGCTTGCCGGATGACGTAATTATCaacgtatttaaatattatcgtcAATTTTGCATGTTGTTTCACTATTTCAACACATGCGTGCAAACGACGTATCTGTTGGCAAACTACTATACATAGGTGTAAGATTTTCCTTAACTCGATTTCCCTTGACTCGTATCGACGATACACGAAAAAGAGTTCTGCAGTGTGGGCGAttagagatatatatatatatatatcgcgaACGTATCTATGTGTATTTGGATGAACGAAAATTATAGAGGAACGGGAAgataaaaaagggaaaaaaataacatttatcaCAGCCAGTTGTTCTACCTTATGCGAGTATGTCAGGCGGCAAGCTGAAGACGCGAAAGAAAAGGTGTGCGTACGTTGAAATGCAACTGCTAAATTTGATCCAACGggatacaaatttttgtacgatTTCGTGGAGCGTAACCTATATCAGAACCGGTCGCAACTTTACAACGTAATGAAAAAcgtaagaaaaaagaaaaaaaagaaataacgatggGGAAGGGGTGCGTTTTCGATCTGGTGGGAGAAACATACACGCGGGAATGTGCGTCCTTTGAACGAgctgaaaattacattttattctacatttcgCCTTGCCCTGAGTCATACGTGCCTATATATAAAAGTCGGCGGAGATTTCTGAACACGCGAAGTCGTGAGAGAACACTTTCGATAAAGTACGCGTTGCGTACGTTCGTGAAATTTCTTGCAGTGTTTTTCTCACGGCTTCGTTACGAAAAGATGGAAACGTGCTCCATGATCTTGTGCAATGCGACTTTGCGAACTCACcagacgaagagaaaaaaaaaaaacaaaaagtttAAGGAGAAAAGTAACCATGTACTCTGCGTGAAAGAATATATCATTTGTGCGTATATTTAGCAGAGCAAACGAAAAGGGACAGGAACAGAGAGTTCTCTTATCCGCGTGatatcgtttctcgtttcctaGCTGTCCGCTTTTGTACACACTTTCAGAACCAATAAACTGCAATATTCCTCTTTCATTTGCAATGTTCTATCAATAGAAGCCAAATTTCGATCGTTACTCGACGttactttcgtttctttcgtgcGATCGTGCAtcattttttacgttttttcaTCTCGTTTTCTTTGTCCTATCGCGTTTTTCCGGCTCGTTTTTAATCGAACAAGAGTGATACgttaatgatatattttaatttagtgACCGCTGTCAGATCATGGTGCACCGTGTCGTATATTACCGTGCAATGCGAACCAATGTATATTTCTGTTGTATAGAGCACATTGCTTCCGCTAGTCCCTCGAGTTAAATGAACGCAAACCTACACCTATTAAAAAGTATTCACGCGTCTCTTCGCATTCTTATCGATGCATTCAACGACGCGATCGAACCTTTGCTCGTATCACTTGCGTACTTTCCACGTCTCGTCGTTGTCAAAGTGATGCGTTACAAACATGTGTGGTATCGATCCGTTATTGTACAAGATTTTCTTCAAACGAATgttttttctcgaaaattctactcctactttttattaaaaacagcatggaaaattatacattacgatatatcatataaacgATTCGTCGTTCGCACTTTGGTTCCTAGTAATTTCTTCGCCTTACATAATACACTTCTGTCGACCGTATTTCTTATTACTATctcatgaaataaataaatcacttGTCCCAGCGTTGCCTTTCGCAATCTGGCGTGTTCTTTTATTATCCACTGTCTTTTATTATTCCAGCGGGAAATCTAGGAAACGTTCGATTTCTCTCGAAGAATAACGAAACCCTCCAAAACGCTGGACAACGCCTCGTACTCGTCTAGAGCAAGTTCTGCTCTTTCTCCGGAGGAAAGCAACGTTGGTGTCGTGTGAACGTATCCACCAGAGATGGATTTAGGATTGCCAGCTTTGCCCACGATGTCTACAGCTTTTCCAACCCTCACAGACACCGGTAGACTCTGATCAAAATACAATCCGATCGGTCTCAAATATTCCCGTAGCGTTAAATTATCTTTGCCTACGAGGAAAATGGACAATACATACCTGCAAATTTTCATCCAGGGTGACCAACCATCTAGGTTCCATTGCAAGCGCCAGACAATACATCAAATAATGAGATTTCGATAGGATCAGATTTTGACAATCGAGAAACGCCACCAGGACTACCAGTAATCCAGCTAAGGCGACCTTGTCCAACACCTTGGAAGCGTATCGCAAAGGAGATATGGACAACGTACCctgataaacaattttttatttagtaaacTAATCATTCATCGATTAAGAtcgatacaatttataatcgtCCTTTTTTTTACTTTGCCAAGATGGACCAAGCCCTGGGAAATTCGAACGAGGAATAGGTGCGTGGGATTCTTCGCGTGGTAACAGGCTAGTTGCCTCAGCATAGTGGCGAGACGCGCATTATTCGTCCCAGCACCGACAAGACCGAGAGCAAAGATCGCATTGTTAGCTACGTCAGAATCGTTGTCGTGGCTGTATTTGTTCAGTACATCCAAGACTGACAAGTCTGGATTTGACAAAAAGGATAGACCTAGAGCGAGTGGCATTGCGCGTCTCGCAGCTGTGGGACCGTATCTTCCTATCTGAAAAACAATCGTTCGTGCAAACAGACTGATCACTTTTATTCGTGTTTAAGGACTCTTTGATCACCTGTCCGAAGATCCTCGAGTCCTCTTTTCCCTCTCCTAATCCAACGGCAGCGACACCCAAGGTAGCTATGGCCTGCGTCGATCCAATATCCCTGAAGAGTACGcaagaaattgtagaaaagtGGCGGTAGATATTAACGATAGATAAATGTGCGATTACTTTGATTCTGCATGCTCCTCCTctaatttctcttttgttcTCTTCTCAGAAGATTCGATGATTCGAGACCGTTGATCGCAGCAGCAGCTCGTAGGACTGTTAACCGGGGTGACGGGAACGCCTTCACCGTTCGCCGGTTCCGAACAAATTCGTAATAGTCCTTGAACGATCAATACATCTCCTGTACCGGCATATGCACACACCTGAGaccaatgaaatattttcgaatcctgaagattataatatttattcaggATTGTATCGTAGAGCATTTTGTCAAAGAAGAAAGCATTGCCTCCAGCATAGTCTGTGCAGCAAGCTTGTAAGGATCAGGTAAGACTTCAAGCGCAGCTGAAGGTGCGTCTATGATGTCGCGGCAACCCATGTAGATCATACCCAGCGCCAGCGGTAGAAATCTACAAAGAACAAGATCAAACGAACCCTGCTGCATAGTCGTGAAACGTATTTGATAGATATACTTCTGTCTTTAACCTGGAGTAGGTGCTAGACAGCTTTTGAGGTGTAAGCTCTATGAATCTCTGCAAAAGTATCGACGAGGCTTCAGCGTCGGCAGAGCCAACGTTTATCAAACCTATCGCGATTGCTCCGAGAGACACAATTTCCATGGTACCTAAAAATTGTCCATCTCCAAAATATCTCTAATACCGGGAGTTAATCATCGTAAACGTACTTGCTTCGTCTGCCAATACTCCTGTTAAAAGTTCCGTAACATCAGACCTCTGCGAGCCAGCGTAGGCCAAACCCAGTCCTAAAACTGCTCCGATTCTCAGTGTAACGTTTTCGGAATACACGTAGTCGCTGAGGAGCGCCAACGCTGGATCGCATTCGTTGCGAACACCACAGTTAACCAAACCTATCGCGAGTAAAGCGCCTGCTTTGATATTGTGATCGTTGGTGTAGAGATACCTGCGAAGTAAGCGTATCTTAGTCCGCGGACGTTCGTCTATAAATCATAGTTGCATTACGATAAGAGACGCGAATCACTTGTCGATCGGTACCAGACCACCGTCTACGTCCCACATGTGTATCAGTCCCAAAGAAGCGGTTGCCGACAGCATTCCGTGCTCCTGTCAAAAACAGTTTTCTTCGATTTAAGCTGTTTCGATAGTTT
The nucleotide sequence above comes from Bombus pyrosoma isolate SC7728 linkage group LG1, ASM1482585v1, whole genome shotgun sequence. Encoded proteins:
- the LOC122568383 gene encoding actin-binding LIM protein 2 isoform X9; its protein translation is MKSKTSENFIASESNGVKRDQQLKQKQLKSGKTFCQSCKKKCSGEVLRVQDKYFHIGCFKCAQCNASLAQGGFFAREGSYYCTKDYRERWGTKCAGCGEYVEGDVVTAGDKHAFHPNCFHCQRCRQPLLGQGTKVSLVQGQALCHRCVGIPVREASTPVGNSSATRGSGDGPSDPGACAGCGNQLREGQALVALDRQWHVWCFKCHTCDTVLHGEYMGKDGVPYCEKDYQKQFGVKCAYCNRYISGKVLQAGDNHHFHPTCARCTKCGDPFGDGEEMYLQGAAIWHPRCGPGPSGPNGIVNGHGEAHTPQHRESERISSSASEMQFSLRSRTPSLNGSLCSPYSSLSRKYYPARTGSPGLILREYGRGPSEDVSRIYTYSYLTETPSQGYLRRPIQPYDKPPTSPHFHRPSSSRSIRSSGGRSSRSGMRALVDALSETRPKSPASQVDNDEPIELAHYPDAMKPPPGTKPPIERDDFPAPPYPYTDPERRRRWSDTYKGVPASDDEDEVDNKTYIKEVEEKLKKEQDELSKIDTGIAKVFLQDREKDRENLRHKAANVDPRNASRTPSAAREPTYRLRYESPVGASPSRNIDHARPWEDDDGFSYRSSVGPSYNVSTGSITDVDRRALVCTTAPYYSRRISMNDGGMLPSSTTYTGGLGSVVGSHGGHHVRRSLPDMGTAPSEPPKLYPYHLLVITNYRLPADVDRCNLERHLSDAEFEAVLQFTRAEFYRLPQWRRNEIKRRARLF
- the LOC122568383 gene encoding actin-binding LIM protein 2 isoform X11, with protein sequence MKSKTSENFIASESNGVKRDQQLKQKQLKSGKTFCQSCKKKCSGEVLRVQDKYFHIGCFKCAQCNASLAQGGFFAREGSYYCTKDYRERWGTKCAGCGEYVEGDVVTAGDKHAFHPNCFHCQRCRQPLLGQGTKVSLVQGQALCHRCVGIPVREASTPVGNSSATRGSGDGPSDPGACAGCGNQLREGQALVALDRQWHVWCFKCHTCDTVLHGEYMGKDGVPYCEKDYQKQFGVKCAYCNRYISGKVLQAGDNHHFHPTCARCTKCGDPFGDGEEMYLQGAAIWHPRCGPGPSGPNGIVNGHGEAHTPQHRESERISSSASEMQFSLRSRTPSLNGSLCSPYSSLSRKYYPARTGSPGLILREYGRGPSEDVSRIYTYSYLTETPSQGYLRRPIQPYDKPPTSPHFHRPSSSRSIRSSGGRSSRSGMRALVDALSETRPKSPASQVDNDEPIELAHYPDAMKPPPGTKPPIERDDFPAPPYPYTDPERRRRWSDTYKGVPASDDEDEVDNKTYIKEVEEKLKKEQDELSKIDTGIAKVFLQDREKDRENLRHKAANVDPRNASRTPSAAREPTYRLRYESPVGASPSRNIDHARPWEDDDGFSYRSSVGPSYNVGRSSARSPAPRNYPPLGTQRAFTLPNAARHYHSYRQAASRMWIDGHWYVPQPHTTPGELA
- the LOC122568383 gene encoding actin-binding LIM protein 2 isoform X13 → MKSKTSENFIASESNGVKRDQQLKQKQLKSGKTFCQSCKKKCSGEVLRVQDKYFHIGCFKCAQCNASLAQGGFFAREGSYYCTKDYRERWGTKCAGCGEYVEGDVVTAGDKHAFHPNCFHCQRCRQPLLGQGTKVSLVQGQALCHRCVGIPVREASTPVGNSSATRGSGDGPSDPGACAGCGNQLREGQALVALDRQWHVWCFKCHTCDTVLHGEYMGKDGVPYCEKDYQKQFGVKCAYCNRYISGKVLQAGDNHHFHPTCARCTKCGDPFGDGEEMYLQGAAIWHPRCGPGPSGPNGIVNGHGEAHTPQHRESERISSSASEMQFSLRSRTPSLNGSLCSPYSSLSRKYYPARTGSPGLILREYGRGPSEDVSRIYTYSYLTETPSQGYLRRPIQPYDKPPTSPHFHRPSSSRSIRSSGGRSSRSGMRALVDALSETRPKSPASQVDNDEPIELAHYPDAMKPPPGTKPPIERDDFPAPPYPYTDPERRRRWSDTYKGVPASDDEDEVDNKTYIKEVEEKLKKEQDELSKIDTGIAKVFLQDREKDRENLRHKAANVDPRNASRTPSAAREPTYRLRYESPVGASPSRNIDHARPWEDDDGFSYRSSVGPSYNVVSSLRHIPKPGYGLAPRSHTFSSTGGSVSALPGDYSFSGMGDKTHSTDFSSGKSDK
- the LOC122568383 gene encoding actin-binding LIM protein 2 isoform X5, with the protein product MKSKTSENFIASESNGVKRDQQLKQKQLKSGKTFCQSCKKKCSGEVLRVQDKYFHIGCFKCAQCNASLAQGGFFAREGSYYCTKDYRERWGTKCAGCGEYVEGDVVTAGDKHAFHPNCFHCQRCRQPLLGQGTKVSLVQGQALCHRCVGIPVREASTPVGNSSATRGSGDGPSDPGACAGCGNQLREGQALVALDRQWHVWCFKCHTCDTVLHGEYMGKDGVPYCEKDYQKQFGVKCAYCNRYISGKVLQAGDNHHFHPTCARCTKCGDPFGDGEEMYLQGAAIWHPRCGPGPSGPNGIVNGHGEAHTPQHRESERISSSASEMQYYPARTGSPGLILREYGRGPSEDVSRIYTYSYLTETPSQGYLRRPIQPYDKPPTSPHFHRPSSSRSIRSSGGRSSRSGMRALVDALSETRPKSPASQVDNDEPIELAHYPDAMKPPPGTKPPIERDDFPAPPYPYTDPERRRRWSDTYKGVPASDDEDEVDNKTYIKEVEEKLKKEQDELSKIDTGIAKVFLQDREKDRENLRHKAANVDPRNASRTPSAAREPTYRLRYESPVGASPSRNIDHARPWEDDDGFSYRSSVGPSYNVGRSSARSPAPRNYPPLGTQRAFTLPNAARHYHSGDYSFSGMGDKTHSTDFSSGKSDISTGSITDVDRRALVCTTAPYYSRRISMNDGGMLPSSTTYTGGLGSVVGSHGGHHVRRSLPDMGTAPSEPPKLYPYHLLVITNYRLPADVDRCNLERHLSDAEFEAVLQFTRAEFYRLPQWRRNEIKRRARLF